The Deinococcus sp. Marseille-Q6407 genome has a window encoding:
- a CDS encoding GreA/GreB family elongation factor encodes MTNPNPNPNSTKQIRLTREGYERLEKALAQEQERLTEATRILQEQMENTTDAEDTGLEDAKREKRQVEARIEELEDTLARATVIEGGAEDGAVSLGATVVLTNETAKKEMTVKVVSTAEASVRGNDKVPRISDDSPVGRELMGRREGESFVVNLEGGKQVKYKVKTVSS; translated from the coding sequence GTGACCAACCCGAACCCCAATCCCAACTCGACCAAGCAGATCCGGCTGACCCGCGAAGGCTACGAGCGCCTGGAAAAAGCCCTGGCCCAGGAGCAGGAGCGCCTGACCGAAGCCACCCGCATCTTGCAGGAACAGATGGAAAACACCACCGACGCGGAAGACACCGGCCTGGAAGATGCCAAACGCGAAAAACGCCAGGTGGAAGCCCGCATCGAGGAGCTGGAAGATACCCTGGCGCGCGCCACCGTGATTGAGGGCGGCGCCGAGGACGGCGCGGTGAGCCTGGGCGCCACCGTGGTGCTGACCAACGAAACCGCCAAAAAGGAAATGACCGTGAAAGTGGTCAGCACCGCCGAAGCCAGTGTGCGCGGCAACGACAAGGTGCCCCGCATCAGCGACGACAGCCCGGTCGGCCGCGAGCTGATGGGCCGGCGCGAAGGCGAATCCTTCGTGGTGAACCTTGAAGGCGGCAAGCAGGTCAAGTACAAGGTCAAGACGGTCAGCTCCTGA
- a CDS encoding glycerol-3-phosphate dehydrogenase/oxidase, producing MTQPNSDPRTAQLQAATQDKEWDFIVIGGGASGLGTAVEAATRGYSVLLLEGNDYAKGTSSRSTKLVHGGVRYLAQGNVSLVREALHERGLLRKNAPHLVRDLEFVVPCYTWWSAPFYGIGLKMYDLLAGRLSLGSSRYLDKQATLKRIPTLKKDGLTGGILYFDGQFDDARMAITLLRTLEDFGGVALNHARVTGLIKDGSRVRGVQFRDEETGSAYSARGKVVVNATGVWVDDIRKMEDPAIKSMLSPSQGVHVVVDKKFLPGNSAIMIPRTDDGRVLFAVPWHDHVVIGTTDTAVPEASFEPRPLPGEVDFILRTAGRYMDEAPTRDDVRSVYVGLRPLVKPADESDTKAISRDHIVVISDGGLVTLTGGKWTTYRRMGEDTVNKSEKVAGLPNRVSTTQALHLHGWSDEDQPDHWKVYGTDAHRIQQLPGSDKPLNPALPYTEAEVRWAARMESARTVEDVLARRLRAQLLDARASMEAAPRVAELLAEELGYDEAWQQQQVQDYRRVTEGYLLKPQA from the coding sequence ATGACTCAACCGAACTCTGACCCCCGCACCGCGCAGCTGCAGGCCGCCACTCAGGACAAGGAGTGGGACTTTATCGTGATCGGCGGCGGCGCCTCCGGCCTGGGCACCGCTGTTGAAGCGGCCACCCGTGGCTACTCGGTGCTGTTGCTGGAAGGCAACGACTACGCCAAGGGTACCTCCAGCCGCTCCACCAAGCTGGTGCACGGCGGCGTGCGCTACCTGGCCCAGGGCAACGTCAGCCTGGTGCGCGAGGCCCTGCACGAACGCGGGCTGCTGCGCAAGAACGCCCCGCACCTGGTGCGCGACCTGGAATTCGTGGTGCCCTGCTACACCTGGTGGTCGGCTCCCTTTTACGGCATCGGCCTGAAGATGTACGACCTGCTGGCCGGCCGACTGAGCCTGGGCAGCTCGCGCTACTTGGACAAGCAGGCGACCCTGAAGCGGATTCCCACCCTGAAGAAAGACGGCCTGACTGGCGGCATCCTGTACTTCGACGGTCAGTTCGACGACGCCCGCATGGCCATCACGCTGCTGCGGACCCTGGAAGACTTTGGCGGTGTGGCCCTGAACCACGCCCGCGTGACTGGCCTAATCAAGGACGGCAGCCGAGTGCGCGGCGTGCAGTTCCGCGACGAGGAAACCGGCAGTGCCTACTCGGCACGCGGCAAGGTCGTGGTCAACGCCACCGGCGTGTGGGTGGACGACATCCGCAAGATGGAAGACCCCGCCATCAAGTCGATGCTGTCGCCCAGCCAGGGCGTGCACGTGGTGGTGGACAAGAAGTTCCTGCCCGGCAACAGCGCCATCATGATTCCCCGCACCGACGACGGCCGTGTGCTGTTCGCCGTGCCCTGGCACGACCACGTGGTGATCGGTACCACCGACACCGCTGTGCCCGAAGCTTCCTTCGAGCCGCGCCCGCTGCCCGGGGAAGTGGACTTCATTCTGCGGACCGCTGGCCGTTACATGGACGAAGCGCCCACCCGTGACGATGTCCGCAGTGTGTATGTGGGCCTGCGCCCGCTGGTCAAGCCGGCCGACGAGAGCGATACCAAGGCCATCAGCCGTGACCACATCGTGGTGATCTCGGACGGCGGCCTGGTCACCCTGACCGGCGGCAAGTGGACCACCTACCGCCGCATGGGCGAAGACACCGTGAACAAGTCCGAGAAGGTCGCCGGGCTACCCAACCGGGTCAGCACCACCCAGGCGCTGCACCTGCACGGCTGGAGTGACGAAGACCAGCCGGACCACTGGAAGGTGTACGGCACCGATGCTCACCGTATCCAGCAGCTGCCCGGCTCCGACAAACCGCTGAACCCGGCTCTTCCCTACACCGAAGCTGAAGTGCGCTGGGCCGCCCGCATGGAAAGCGCCCGCACCGTGGAAGACGTGCTGGCCCGCCGCCTGCGCGCACAGCTGCTGGACGCCCGCGCCAGCATGGAAGCCGCACCCCGCGTGGCTGAGCTCCTGGCCGAAGAACTCGGCTACGACGAAGCCTGGCAGCAGCAACAGGTGCAGGACTACCGCCGGGTGACCGAAGGCTACCTGCTCAAGCCCCAGGCCTAA
- a CDS encoding phospho-N-acetylmuramoyl-pentapeptide-transferase, producing the protein MLIAALLSWFLTGLFIHQSKKRGWGQPVRADGPQSHLAKEGTPTAGGVAFTLVTLLVWLVLFATGHGGGMREVLLVLIALGMGLVGGLDDWFKIQSRMKGSGKKELLAREKFPMQILFALIFAYFAAPYASHELVPSLGPVADVLLYTFVMVGAVNAFNFTDGLDGLLAGVAIIVLLPFIALSPVSALLVAALLGFLWFNAHPAKVFMGDMGSHVIGAVAAGVYILYGDVWLLPIAAIIPVVAVLSVVIQVISFRTRGVRVFKMSPIQHHFELSGWPETQVTQRFWVITGIATALVWYLLGGRP; encoded by the coding sequence ATGCTGATTGCCGCCCTGCTGTCTTGGTTTCTGACCGGCCTGTTTATTCACCAGAGCAAAAAGCGCGGCTGGGGCCAGCCGGTGCGTGCCGACGGTCCCCAGTCTCACCTGGCCAAGGAAGGCACCCCCACCGCCGGCGGCGTGGCCTTCACACTGGTCACGCTGCTGGTGTGGCTGGTACTGTTTGCAACCGGTCACGGCGGCGGCATGCGCGAAGTGCTGCTGGTGCTGATTGCCCTGGGAATGGGGCTGGTCGGGGGGCTGGACGACTGGTTCAAAATTCAGTCACGGATGAAAGGCAGCGGCAAAAAGGAGCTGCTGGCCCGTGAGAAATTCCCGATGCAGATTCTGTTTGCGCTGATTTTTGCCTACTTCGCGGCGCCCTATGCCAGCCATGAACTGGTGCCTTCGCTGGGCCCGGTGGCCGATGTGCTGCTTTACACCTTCGTGATGGTAGGCGCCGTCAACGCCTTTAACTTCACCGATGGGCTGGACGGACTGCTGGCCGGAGTCGCCATTATCGTGCTGCTGCCGTTTATTGCGCTCTCGCCGGTCAGCGCTCTCTTGGTCGCGGCGCTGCTGGGCTTCCTGTGGTTCAATGCTCACCCTGCCAAGGTCTTTATGGGGGACATGGGCTCGCACGTGATCGGGGCCGTTGCAGCGGGTGTCTATATTCTCTACGGCGACGTGTGGCTGCTGCCCATTGCCGCCATTATCCCGGTGGTGGCGGTGCTGAGCGTGGTGATTCAGGTTATATCGTTCCGCACCCGTGGTGTCCGTGTCTTCAAGATGTCACCCATTCAGCACCACTTCGAGCTGAGCGGCTGGCCCGAAACCCAGGTCACGCAGCGCTTCTGGGTGATTACTGGCATCGCCACCGCGCTGGTGTGGTACCTGCTGGGCGGGCGCCCTTAG
- a CDS encoding methylmalonyl-CoA mutase family protein: MRSYHAETAAQAQVAREVQDLRHAQDLSGADLGAQIAEREERLTPESRSLLDAWPQTQEDYAGDEMVTQVRGRELRTELTTISLSGLHIPKVALPRLSDHGDLLRFLRSENLPGRFPFTAGVFPFKREGEDPTRMFAGEGDAARTNRRFRLISEGMPAKRLSTAFDSVTLYGQDPDPRPDIYGKVGTSGVSIATLDDMRVLFDGFDLSDPSTSVSMTINGPAPTILAMYLNVAIEKDLEKFREREGRDPAPEERAALHAETLRQVRGTVQADILKEDQGQNTCIFSTEFSLKVMGDIQEYFVQNEVRNFYSVSISGYHIAEAGANPITQLAFTLANGFTYVESYLARGMQIDDFAPNLSFFFSNGMDPEYSVMGRVARRIWAVAMREKYGAAERSQKLKYHVQTSGRSLHAQEMDFNDIRTTLQALIAIYDNTNSLHTNAYDEAITTPSAESVRRALAIQLIINREWGAAKNQNPNQGSFFFERLTDMVEEAVLAEFERLSERGGVLGAMETGYQRGRIQEESMLYEHQKHDGTLPIIGVNTFLNPNPQAAPELELARGTEEEKQAALQRLRSFQAEHAAEAPAMLERLRQAVLDGDNVFEVLMDAVQVCSLGQITGALFEVGGQYRRNM, from the coding sequence GTGCGCAGCTACCACGCCGAGACCGCAGCCCAGGCGCAGGTGGCGCGCGAGGTGCAGGACCTGCGGCACGCCCAGGACCTGAGCGGCGCTGACTTGGGTGCCCAGATTGCCGAGCGCGAGGAGCGGCTGACGCCCGAGAGCCGGAGCCTGCTGGACGCCTGGCCGCAGACCCAGGAGGATTATGCCGGCGACGAGATGGTGACCCAGGTGCGTGGGCGCGAGTTGCGCACCGAGCTGACCACCATAAGCCTCAGCGGGCTGCACATTCCCAAGGTGGCCCTGCCACGCCTGTCGGACCACGGCGACCTGCTGCGCTTTCTGCGCTCGGAAAACCTGCCGGGCCGCTTTCCCTTCACGGCCGGCGTGTTTCCCTTCAAGCGTGAGGGCGAAGATCCCACCCGGATGTTTGCCGGCGAGGGCGACGCCGCCCGCACCAACCGCCGCTTCCGCCTGATTTCCGAAGGGATGCCGGCCAAGCGCCTGAGTACCGCTTTCGACTCGGTCACGCTCTACGGACAGGACCCTGACCCCCGCCCCGATATTTACGGCAAGGTGGGCACCAGTGGCGTCAGCATCGCCACGCTGGACGATATGCGGGTGCTGTTCGACGGGTTCGACCTCAGCGACCCCTCCACCTCGGTGTCCATGACCATCAACGGCCCGGCGCCCACCATCCTGGCGATGTACCTGAATGTGGCGATTGAGAAGGACCTGGAAAAATTCCGGGAGCGCGAAGGCCGTGACCCTGCCCCGGAGGAGCGCGCTGCGCTGCACGCCGAGACGCTGCGGCAGGTGCGCGGCACCGTGCAGGCCGACATTCTCAAGGAAGACCAGGGGCAGAACACCTGTATCTTCAGCACCGAATTCAGCCTCAAGGTGATGGGCGATATTCAGGAATACTTCGTGCAGAACGAGGTCCGAAACTTCTACTCGGTGAGTATCAGCGGCTATCACATCGCGGAAGCCGGGGCCAACCCGATCACCCAGCTGGCCTTTACGCTTGCCAACGGCTTTACCTACGTGGAAAGTTACCTGGCGCGCGGTATGCAGATTGACGATTTCGCGCCTAATCTGAGCTTCTTTTTCTCCAACGGCATGGACCCGGAATATTCGGTGATGGGCCGGGTGGCGCGGCGCATCTGGGCCGTTGCCATGCGCGAGAAATACGGCGCCGCCGAGCGCAGCCAGAAGCTGAAGTACCATGTGCAGACTTCAGGCCGCTCGCTGCACGCGCAGGAGATGGATTTCAATGACATCCGCACCACCCTGCAGGCCCTGATCGCCATCTACGACAACACCAACAGCCTGCACACCAACGCTTACGACGAGGCGATCACCACCCCCAGCGCCGAGAGCGTGCGCCGGGCGCTGGCGATTCAGCTGATCATCAACCGCGAGTGGGGCGCTGCCAAGAACCAGAACCCTAACCAGGGCAGCTTCTTCTTCGAGCGGCTGACCGACATGGTGGAAGAAGCGGTGCTAGCCGAGTTCGAGCGCCTTTCCGAGCGCGGCGGCGTGCTGGGCGCCATGGAAACCGGCTACCAGCGCGGGCGGATTCAGGAAGAGTCCATGCTGTACGAGCACCAGAAGCATGACGGTACCCTGCCGATCATCGGGGTGAACACATTCCTGAACCCGAATCCCCAGGCGGCTCCTGAACTGGAACTGGCCCGCGGCACCGAGGAAGAAAAGCAGGCAGCGCTGCAGCGGCTTCGCAGCTTCCAGGCCGAACACGCCGCCGAAGCCCCCGCCATGCTGGAACGGCTGCGCCAGGCTGTGCTGGACGGTGACAACGTCTTCGAGGTGCTGATGGACGCGGTGCAGGTCTGCTCGCTGGGGCAGATCACAGGAGCGCTGTTCGAGGTGGGCGGGCAGTACCGCCGCAATATGTAA
- the lysS gene encoding lysine--tRNA ligase, translating into MSDEGQHPTDTSAPDYSQLHEQTVSRLNNLAAQVDAGFEAHPYSYDQTHHTRDVMRDHPADGSGETAGKWAPGQEWPAEQYSLAGRITLMRHMGKAAFAELQDEWGQIQVFFSKGDLDTFAATKKIDLGDIVGVKGYPFTTKTGQLTLHVTEWQPLVKSLHPLPTKKGGLQDEELRARRRYLDLIVNPERRSAFRTRSQAIRYIRSFLDSQGFMEVEGPTLQVVPGGTEATPFTTHHKALGYDFSLRISLELYLKRLLVGGFERVYEIGRNYRNEGIDRTHNPEFTMLEAYFAYGDYNDMMNLVEQMLNGLVKEVTGGQETIRYQGRELDFSLPFRRLDFVEALKGKAGLDFDPLDLDRLRAWTDERHPEMRSVPSYKLLDKLSGEYIEPDLQDPTFLTNMPLVISPLVKKHREREGLSERADLFVGGFELAPIYSELNDALDQRQRFEAQTARREAGDDEAHQQDEDFLLALEYGMPPTAGMGMGMDRLAMLLTDSDSIRDVLLFPLLRPEAGKAAAADADAPAPVDKAAEQGGQSEENAGTAG; encoded by the coding sequence ATGTCAGATGAAGGCCAGCACCCCACCGATACCAGCGCTCCCGATTACAGCCAGCTGCACGAGCAGACGGTCAGCCGCCTGAACAACCTCGCTGCTCAGGTGGACGCCGGGTTCGAAGCCCACCCGTATTCCTACGACCAGACCCACCACACCCGCGACGTAATGCGCGATCACCCGGCCGACGGCAGCGGCGAGACGGCCGGCAAATGGGCGCCGGGGCAGGAATGGCCCGCCGAGCAGTATTCGCTGGCGGGCCGCATCACCCTGATGCGCCACATGGGCAAAGCCGCTTTTGCCGAGCTGCAAGACGAGTGGGGCCAGATCCAGGTGTTCTTTTCCAAGGGAGACCTCGACACTTTCGCGGCCACCAAGAAAATTGACCTGGGCGACATCGTCGGTGTGAAGGGCTATCCCTTTACCACCAAGACCGGCCAGCTGACCCTGCACGTGACCGAGTGGCAGCCGCTGGTCAAGAGCCTGCACCCACTGCCCACCAAGAAAGGCGGGCTGCAAGACGAGGAGCTGCGCGCCCGCCGCCGTTACCTGGACCTGATCGTGAACCCGGAGCGCCGCTCGGCTTTCCGGACCCGCTCGCAGGCCATTCGTTATATCCGCAGTTTCCTGGACAGCCAGGGGTTCATGGAAGTGGAAGGTCCCACCCTGCAGGTGGTGCCCGGCGGCACCGAGGCCACGCCCTTTACCACTCACCACAAGGCGCTGGGCTACGACTTCAGCCTGCGGATCAGCCTGGAGCTGTACCTCAAGCGGCTGCTGGTGGGCGGTTTCGAGCGGGTGTACGAGATTGGCCGCAACTACCGCAACGAGGGCATCGACCGCACCCACAACCCCGAATTCACCATGCTGGAAGCCTATTTCGCCTACGGCGACTACAACGACATGATGAACCTGGTCGAGCAGATGCTCAACGGGTTGGTGAAGGAGGTGACCGGCGGCCAGGAAACCATCCGCTACCAGGGCCGCGAGCTGGATTTCAGCCTGCCGTTCAGGCGGCTGGACTTTGTGGAGGCGCTGAAGGGAAAGGCCGGGCTGGATTTTGACCCCCTGGACCTGGACCGGCTGCGGGCCTGGACCGACGAACGCCACCCCGAAATGCGTAGCGTGCCCAGCTACAAGCTGCTGGACAAGCTCAGCGGCGAGTACATTGAGCCGGACCTGCAGGACCCCACCTTCCTGACCAACATGCCGCTGGTAATCAGCCCGCTGGTCAAAAAGCACCGCGAGCGCGAGGGCCTCAGCGAGCGGGCCGACCTGTTTGTGGGCGGCTTTGAGCTGGCCCCGATCTATTCCGAGCTGAACGACGCCTTGGATCAGCGCCAGCGCTTTGAAGCCCAGACGGCCCGCCGCGAGGCCGGCGACGACGAAGCCCATCAGCAGGACGAGGACTTCCTGCTGGCGCTAGAATACGGCATGCCGCCCACCGCCGGCATGGGCATGGGCATGGACCGCCTCGCCATGCTGCTGACCGACAGCGACTCTATCCGCGACGTGCTGCTGTTCCCGCTGCTGCGCCCCGAAGCCGGCAAGGCAGCTGCGGCAGATGCGGACGCCCCAGCCCCAGTCGATAAGGCTGCTGAACAGGGCGGGCAGAGCGAAGAAAACGCGGGCACTGCTGGCTGA
- a CDS encoding cobalamin-dependent protein (Presence of a B(12) (cobalamin)-binding domain implies dependence on cobalamin itself, in one of its several forms, or in some unusual lineages, dependence on a cobalamin-like analog.) — translation MRRILQAQGAEVIHLAHNRSVDEVVTAAIQEDAHGIAVSSYQGGHVEYFRYMRQLLEERGAGHIQVFGGGGGVIVPAEIRELQDAGVIIYSPEDGQRLGLVGMIEDVMRRAAAAEHPQAPGLDMLAQGGNAELARFISALENGTLPAEERERLREQAAGIQTPVLGITGTGGAGKSSLTDELISRIRLDQADAKRVAIISIDPSRRKSGGALLGDRIRMNAIDTPQVYMRSLATREAGSEISGALPDVIAACRVAGFDLIVVETSGIGQGDAAITPHVDLSLYVMTPEFGAASQLEKIDMLDFADLVAINKFDRRGAQDAQRDVGKQLQRNREAWDRMPADMPVYGTQASLFNDDGVTALYFGVKDALAERGYTWPEGRLTRPDGKASTRTHEIVPASRARYATWPRLPKRCAATTPRPQPRRRWRARCRTCGTPRT, via the coding sequence ATGCGGCGCATCCTGCAGGCCCAGGGCGCCGAGGTGATTCACCTGGCCCACAACCGCAGCGTAGACGAGGTGGTCACGGCCGCCATTCAGGAGGATGCCCACGGCATTGCTGTCAGCAGTTATCAGGGCGGGCATGTGGAGTATTTCCGCTATATGCGCCAGCTGCTCGAAGAGCGCGGCGCCGGGCACATTCAGGTGTTTGGCGGGGGCGGCGGCGTGATCGTGCCGGCTGAAATCCGCGAGCTGCAAGACGCCGGCGTGATCATTTACTCGCCGGAGGACGGCCAGCGGCTGGGGCTGGTGGGCATGATCGAGGACGTGATGCGCCGCGCCGCTGCTGCCGAGCATCCGCAGGCGCCGGGCCTGGACATGCTGGCGCAGGGCGGCAACGCCGAGCTGGCCCGCTTTATCTCGGCGCTGGAAAATGGCACCCTGCCTGCGGAGGAGCGTGAACGGCTGCGCGAGCAGGCCGCTGGGATTCAGACGCCGGTGCTGGGCATCACCGGGACCGGCGGTGCCGGCAAATCCAGCCTGACCGACGAGCTGATCTCGCGCATTCGTCTGGATCAGGCTGATGCCAAGCGGGTGGCGATCATCTCCATTGACCCTTCGCGCCGCAAGTCGGGCGGGGCGCTGCTGGGTGACCGCATCCGCATGAATGCCATCGACACGCCGCAGGTGTATATGCGCTCGCTGGCGACCCGCGAGGCCGGCAGCGAGATCAGCGGAGCGCTGCCGGATGTGATCGCGGCCTGCCGGGTGGCCGGCTTTGACCTGATCGTGGTGGAAACGTCCGGCATCGGGCAGGGCGACGCGGCCATCACGCCACATGTGGACCTCAGCCTGTATGTGATGACGCCGGAATTCGGGGCGGCCAGCCAGCTGGAAAAAATCGACATGCTGGACTTTGCCGACCTGGTCGCCATCAATAAGTTTGACCGCCGGGGCGCTCAGGACGCCCAGCGCGACGTGGGCAAGCAGCTGCAGCGCAACCGTGAAGCCTGGGACCGGATGCCCGCCGACATGCCGGTGTACGGCACCCAGGCCAGCCTCTTTAACGACGATGGCGTCACCGCGCTGTATTTCGGCGTGAAGGACGCTCTGGCCGAGCGTGGCTACACCTGGCCGGAGGGCCGGCTGACCCGCCCTGACGGCAAAGCCAGCACCCGCACCCACGAGATCGTGCCGGCCAGCCGCGCCCGCTACGCTACCTGGCCGAGATTGCCGAAACGGTGCGCAGCTACCACGCCGAGACCGCAGCCCAGGCGCAGGTGGCGCGCGAGGTGCAGGACCTGCGGCACGCCCAGGACCTGA
- a CDS encoding acyl-CoA dehydrogenase family protein, translating into MIDFSLTDEQKQLQQLARDFTRKEIIPVAEEYDRREEMPWDVIRKAHEVGLLNVGVPEHAGGLGLSMVDECIVGEELAYGCMGIFTIMMASELGMTPILVGGTEEQQKRFLGPLVEKPALAAFALSEPNNGSDAAGMHTTAVLDGDEWVINGTKMWISNGGEAEVTVVFATTERGGGHRATVALVVPKGAPGFTYNKIKHKMGQRASLTSELVFENVRVPKENQLGGLGDGFKIAMKTLDKTRVPVAAGSVGVARRALDESVKYSKEREAFGTPISNFQALQFKMADMAIGIETGRLMYLKAAWLVDQGNTHGYESAIAKAYCSDMAFNAANEAIQIHGGYGYVGEYPVEKLLRDVKLNQIYEGTNEIQRVVISRALLKD; encoded by the coding sequence ATGATTGATTTTTCCCTGACCGATGAGCAAAAACAGCTGCAGCAGCTGGCCCGTGACTTTACCCGCAAGGAAATTATTCCGGTGGCCGAGGAATACGACCGCCGCGAGGAAATGCCCTGGGACGTGATCCGCAAGGCGCACGAGGTGGGCCTGCTGAACGTGGGCGTGCCCGAGCATGCCGGCGGCCTGGGCCTGAGCATGGTCGATGAGTGCATCGTGGGCGAGGAACTGGCCTACGGCTGCATGGGCATCTTCACCATCATGATGGCTTCTGAGCTGGGCATGACCCCCATTCTGGTGGGCGGCACCGAGGAACAGCAGAAGCGCTTCCTGGGCCCCCTGGTGGAAAAGCCGGCCCTGGCCGCTTTCGCGCTGTCGGAACCCAACAACGGCTCCGACGCGGCCGGTATGCACACCACTGCCGTGCTGGACGGCGACGAATGGGTCATCAACGGCACCAAGATGTGGATTTCCAACGGCGGTGAGGCCGAAGTGACCGTGGTGTTTGCCACCACCGAACGCGGCGGCGGCCACCGCGCCACTGTGGCCCTGGTGGTGCCCAAGGGTGCCCCCGGCTTTACCTACAACAAGATCAAGCACAAGATGGGCCAGCGCGCCTCGCTGACCAGCGAACTGGTCTTCGAAAACGTGCGCGTGCCCAAGGAAAACCAGCTGGGCGGCCTGGGTGACGGCTTCAAGATTGCCATGAAGACGCTGGACAAGACCCGCGTGCCTGTGGCGGCCGGCAGCGTGGGCGTGGCCCGTCGTGCGCTGGACGAATCGGTCAAGTACTCCAAGGAGCGCGAAGCCTTCGGCACTCCCATCTCCAACTTCCAAGCGCTGCAGTTCAAGATGGCCGATATGGCGATTGGTATCGAAACCGGCCGCCTGATGTACCTCAAGGCCGCCTGGCTGGTTGACCAGGGCAACACCCACGGTTACGAATCGGCCATCGCCAAGGCCTACTGCTCGGATATGGCTTTCAACGCGGCCAATGAAGCGATTCAGATTCACGGTGGTTATGGCTACGTGGGCGAATACCCGGTCGAAAAGCTGCTGCGTGACGTCAAGCTCAACCAGATTTACGAAGGCACCAACGAAATTCAGCGCGTGGTGATCAGCCGCGCCCTGCTGAAGGACTGA
- a CDS encoding class I SAM-dependent rRNA methyltransferase, translating into MNLDALPARLAAAAARRSPLAEQGNTFYRLLHTTEMADLCSLDQAGTAGVLSLYRELDPAQEAELLAALQEPLQALGLDSLYLKRRPEVASHRANTERDWLAPAAPVWGPPQPEVTVLEQGRPFLIRPGGDLSTGLFADARPMRDWVQEQAAGRRVLNTFAYTCGFGVSAALGGAHGVKNVDLSRRVLAWGQENYALSGLPAPDIDFLYGDVFDWLRRLQRRSDRFDLLILDPPSFARRGRQTWRAEKDYPALVQAAARLLAPGGQLLAMTNHAGLSERTFGRQVAQGLNEAGRRAGPPLRLAPGLDFPAATHLKAGVWQLD; encoded by the coding sequence GTGAATCTGGACGCTTTGCCTGCCCGCCTCGCTGCCGCTGCCGCCCGCCGCAGCCCCCTGGCCGAGCAGGGCAACACCTTCTACCGCCTGCTGCACACCACCGAGATGGCCGACCTGTGCAGCCTGGACCAGGCCGGTACTGCGGGCGTATTGAGCCTCTACCGTGAGCTGGACCCCGCGCAGGAGGCCGAGCTGCTGGCCGCCCTGCAAGAGCCGTTGCAGGCGCTGGGACTGGATTCGCTCTACCTCAAGCGTCGCCCCGAGGTTGCCAGTCACCGGGCCAACACCGAACGGGACTGGCTGGCGCCGGCAGCCCCAGTCTGGGGACCGCCTCAGCCAGAGGTGACGGTGCTGGAACAGGGCCGCCCCTTTCTGATTCGCCCTGGCGGCGACCTCAGCACCGGCCTGTTCGCGGACGCCCGTCCCATGCGCGACTGGGTGCAGGAACAGGCGGCGGGCCGGCGGGTGCTCAATACCTTTGCCTATACCTGTGGCTTTGGCGTCAGCGCGGCGTTGGGCGGGGCGCACGGCGTCAAGAATGTGGACCTCTCGCGCCGGGTGCTGGCCTGGGGGCAGGAAAACTATGCCCTGAGCGGCCTCCCAGCTCCGGACATCGACTTTCTGTACGGCGACGTCTTCGACTGGCTGCGGCGCTTGCAACGGCGCAGTGACCGCTTCGATCTGCTGATTCTGGACCCCCCCAGCTTTGCGCGGCGGGGCCGGCAGACCTGGCGAGCCGAGAAAGATTACCCGGCGCTGGTGCAGGCGGCGGCCAGGCTGCTGGCCCCAGGCGGTCAGCTGCTGGCGATGACCAATCACGCCGGCCTGAGCGAGCGAACCTTCGGGCGGCAGGTGGCGCAGGGCCTGAATGAAGCTGGGCGCCGCGCCGGCCCGCCGCTCAGGCTGGCACCGGGCCTGGACTTTCCGGCGGCGACCCACCTGAAAGCCGGCGTCTGGCAGCTGGACTGA